The following coding sequences lie in one Vibrio sp. ED004 genomic window:
- a CDS encoding ATP-binding cassette domain-containing protein: MIKLTGLSKKYGKSLVVDDASAMFPKGEVTSIIGPNGAGKSTLLSMASRLTESDAGEVIIGDKLLAEWDTKELAKHLAVLRQSNNINMRFTIRELVCFGRFPHSQGRLKDEDHKIVDTALEHLGITDIQNKYLDELSGGQRQMAFIAMVVAQDTDYVFLDEPLNNLDIKHSVEIMQTLRRLAHEFNKAVVIVIHDINFASCYSDNIVAMKKGQVVKSGKVSEVVEKSVMESIYEIPFEIREFDGVRICMYYSGR; this comes from the coding sequence GTGATTAAATTAACAGGTTTAAGTAAGAAGTATGGCAAATCACTCGTGGTGGATGATGCCAGCGCTATGTTCCCGAAAGGGGAAGTGACTTCTATTATTGGCCCAAATGGTGCGGGCAAAAGTACGCTGCTTTCAATGGCGAGTCGCTTAACAGAGAGTGATGCCGGTGAAGTGATCATTGGCGATAAGTTACTGGCTGAGTGGGATACCAAAGAGCTGGCTAAGCACCTTGCGGTATTAAGACAGTCGAACAACATCAATATGCGATTTACGATTCGCGAATTGGTGTGTTTTGGTCGTTTCCCACATTCACAAGGTCGCTTAAAAGACGAAGATCATAAGATCGTTGATACTGCGTTAGAGCACCTTGGTATTACCGATATTCAAAACAAATACCTTGATGAGTTGAGTGGCGGTCAGCGTCAAATGGCGTTCATCGCCATGGTTGTGGCGCAAGATACAGACTATGTGTTCCTAGATGAGCCTCTGAACAACCTAGATATTAAGCACTCTGTAGAGATCATGCAGACGCTGCGTCGTTTAGCGCATGAGTTTAATAAAGCAGTAGTGATCGTTATTCACGACATCAACTTTGCTTCTTGTTACTCAGATAACATTGTCGCGATGAAGAAAGGCCAAGTGGTTAAATCGGGTAAGGTTTCGGAAGTGGTTGAAAAATCAGTGATGGAATCGATCTACGAGATCCCATTTGAGATTCGCGAGTTCGATGGTGTTCGAATCTGTATGTACTATTCAGGTCGTTAG
- the pstB gene encoding phosphate ABC transporter ATP-binding protein PstB produces MTCRMQIEDLSFFYNKNLPASLKNITMPIYNNKVTALIGPSGCGKSTLLRTMNRIYDLYRTQYAEGDILLDDESILGSIDLNELRSKVGMVFQKPTPFPMSIYENMAFGLKLKGGFNKDEIDTQIEKALKRAHLWEEVKDKMNADAMGLSGGQQQRLCIARTIALQPEVILMDEPTSALDPIATAAIEELITELREKYTIVIVTHNMQQAMRISDHTGFMYLGELIEFGETEQIFKAPKHDRTQRYISGDFG; encoded by the coding sequence ATGACTTGTCGCATGCAAATTGAAGACCTGAGCTTCTTCTACAACAAGAATCTACCAGCGTCTTTAAAGAACATCACCATGCCGATTTACAACAACAAGGTAACGGCACTAATCGGTCCATCAGGTTGTGGTAAATCAACGCTATTGCGAACCATGAATCGCATCTACGATTTGTACCGCACTCAGTATGCAGAAGGCGACATCCTACTTGATGATGAAAGCATTCTAGGTTCTATCGACCTCAATGAACTTCGATCAAAGGTAGGAATGGTTTTTCAAAAGCCTACCCCTTTCCCAATGTCTATCTACGAGAACATGGCCTTTGGACTAAAACTTAAAGGTGGCTTCAATAAGGATGAAATCGATACTCAAATAGAGAAGGCGCTCAAGCGTGCACACTTATGGGAAGAAGTGAAAGACAAAATGAATGCCGACGCGATGGGTTTATCCGGCGGACAGCAACAACGTTTGTGTATCGCACGTACCATCGCCCTGCAACCTGAGGTAATCCTAATGGATGAACCGACGTCGGCACTAGACCCAATAGCGACTGCGGCGATTGAGGAGCTCATTACCGAGCTTCGTGAAAAGTACACCATCGTTATCGTGACTCACAACATGCAACAAGCGATGCGTATCTCTGACCACACTGGCTTCATGTATCTTGGCGAGTTAATCGAGTTTGGTGAAACTGAACAGATATTCAAAGCGCCGAAACACGACCGAACCCAACGTTATATTTCGGGTGACTTCGGTTAA
- the pstA gene encoding phosphate ABC transporter permease PstA — protein MNLRKFKNGLFYAFCIAATATGLIVLSSILYPLIGEGIKGLKWSLFTELTPAPGSEGGLKNAIYGSLILTGMGIAIAAPLGVLAGTWLSEAPKENKTAETLRFLNGMLVSAPSILVGLFIYAVIVVPMGSYSAWAGAIALAILALPVIISSTEEMLRLVPPALKEAGSGLGAPKWRVITKLSYRAAGPGIVTAILLSIARISGETAPLLFTALNSSFMTTDMGAPMANLPVTIYQFAMSPYSSWQELAWAGALLITSFILFINILATSLPKYLKARKA, from the coding sequence ATGAACCTGAGAAAGTTTAAGAATGGCCTGTTCTACGCATTTTGTATTGCTGCAACTGCAACGGGGCTTATTGTGCTATCCAGTATTCTTTACCCCCTCATCGGTGAAGGAATCAAAGGCCTGAAATGGAGCCTCTTCACTGAGCTAACCCCAGCTCCAGGCAGCGAAGGCGGCCTAAAGAACGCGATTTACGGTAGCTTAATTCTAACTGGTATGGGCATCGCGATTGCGGCACCACTCGGTGTGCTTGCAGGTACTTGGTTATCAGAAGCACCGAAAGAGAACAAAACCGCAGAAACACTGCGTTTTCTTAACGGAATGTTGGTGAGTGCACCGTCTATTCTGGTTGGCTTGTTTATCTACGCAGTTATCGTGGTTCCAATGGGCTCTTACTCGGCATGGGCTGGCGCGATTGCATTAGCTATTCTGGCTTTGCCTGTGATCATATCTTCAACTGAAGAGATGTTACGACTGGTGCCACCAGCGCTAAAAGAGGCAGGCAGTGGTTTGGGCGCCCCTAAATGGCGAGTGATCACTAAGCTCAGCTACCGCGCTGCCGGTCCGGGCATCGTGACGGCTATTTTATTGTCTATCGCACGAATCTCAGGTGAGACCGCTCCCCTGCTTTTCACAGCGTTAAACAGCAGCTTCATGACCACAGACATGGGCGCACCCATGGCGAATTTGCCAGTGACGATTTACCAATTTGCGATGAGCCCTTATTCATCGTGGCAAGAATTAGCGTGGGCTGGTGCCCTTCTAATTACCTCATTCATTCTATTTATCAACATCCTAGCGACAAGCTTGCCTAAATACCTGAAAGCGAGAAAAGCATAA
- the pstC gene encoding phosphate ABC transporter permease subunit PstC has product MTIKRLDGDSIFEKLSFTSSILIFIALTGIIISLIDGGWKAFSEFGPGFVFNNVWDPINSNFGAASAIYGTLITSFIAICIAVPVALGTAIFLAELAPKWISSPVSKAIELLAAIPSIIYGMWGLFVFVPWFSEGFKMWALTNLSDIPILGTWFSGPPIGIGLLSAGIILSFMILPIMTALTRDALRSIPDVLREAAYGVGATPFEVITKVLLPKVKSAVASAGILGLGRALGETMAVAFVIGGANRIETSLFMPASSISSTIAQQFNEATNEVHISSLIALGLVLFAITFVVMGAARYLLKRGKA; this is encoded by the coding sequence ATGACTATTAAAAGACTAGATGGTGATTCAATTTTTGAAAAATTGAGTTTCACTTCCTCTATTCTTATTTTTATTGCACTAACTGGCATTATCATTTCTTTAATTGATGGCGGTTGGAAAGCATTTTCTGAATTTGGTCCTGGCTTTGTTTTCAACAATGTCTGGGATCCTATTAACAGTAACTTTGGCGCTGCTTCTGCGATTTACGGCACACTAATTACTTCCTTCATCGCAATATGTATAGCGGTTCCTGTTGCCTTAGGCACTGCAATCTTTTTAGCTGAATTAGCACCCAAGTGGATCAGCAGCCCTGTTAGCAAGGCTATTGAACTGCTAGCAGCAATTCCAAGCATCATCTACGGCATGTGGGGCTTGTTTGTTTTTGTTCCTTGGTTCTCTGAAGGCTTCAAGATGTGGGCGCTAACCAACTTATCAGACATCCCTATTCTTGGTACTTGGTTTAGCGGTCCGCCAATCGGCATCGGCCTACTGAGTGCTGGCATCATCTTATCGTTCATGATCTTACCTATCATGACGGCACTAACCCGTGACGCACTTCGCTCAATACCCGATGTTCTACGAGAAGCGGCTTACGGTGTTGGCGCTACGCCCTTTGAAGTGATCACTAAAGTGTTACTTCCTAAAGTAAAAAGCGCCGTAGCCAGTGCAGGCATTCTAGGTTTAGGACGTGCTCTTGGTGAAACCATGGCAGTGGCATTTGTTATCGGTGGTGCAAACCGAATCGAGACCTCACTGTTTATGCCTGCGAGCTCTATTTCGTCGACTATTGCTCAGCAATTTAATGAAGCGACCAATGAAGTTCACATCTCTTCGTTAATCGCACTTGGGCTAGTGTTATTTGCGATCACTTTCGTTGTTATGGGCGCTGCCCGTTACCTGTTGAAAAGAGGTAAAGCATGA
- the pstS gene encoding phosphate ABC transporter substrate-binding protein PstS, whose amino-acid sequence MKLIKSTLLSSLLVAATFNVSANTTINGAGATFPHPIYAKWAEQYQQATGIQINYQAIGSGGGIRQITAKTVDFGATDAPLTIDELNKEEMIQFPMVMGAIVPVVNIPGIEAGEMKLTGEVLADIYLGKIDNWNSEEIAALNSDLNLPSQPIYVVHRSDGSGTTFNFTEYLAQVNEDWKNQVGVGKDITWPRQATTIGGNGNAGVANFVSRTRGAIGYVEYAFAKQNDLTHTQMDSAEGKFLQPTMETFQSAAANGDWASAPGYHLLLNNQSGADSWPMTAATFILMHKDQKDAAKAQEIINFFNWSYENGAGAAEELDYIPMPKAVTKMVNDTWSQELTTDGKAILN is encoded by the coding sequence GTGAAATTGATTAAATCTACACTATTGTCGTCTTTATTGGTTGCGGCAACTTTCAACGTTTCTGCGAACACGACGATCAATGGTGCAGGTGCTACCTTCCCTCATCCAATCTACGCAAAGTGGGCTGAGCAATACCAACAAGCAACTGGTATTCAAATCAACTACCAAGCGATTGGTTCGGGCGGTGGCATTCGTCAAATCACAGCTAAAACCGTTGATTTCGGTGCAACAGATGCACCACTAACAATTGATGAACTCAACAAGGAAGAGATGATTCAGTTCCCAATGGTGATGGGCGCAATCGTACCGGTTGTAAACATCCCTGGCATTGAAGCAGGTGAAATGAAACTAACAGGTGAAGTCCTCGCGGATATTTACCTTGGCAAAATTGACAATTGGAACAGTGAAGAAATCGCTGCGTTAAACAGTGATCTTAACCTTCCTTCTCAACCAATTTACGTTGTCCACCGTTCAGATGGTTCTGGCACGACTTTCAACTTTACTGAGTACCTTGCTCAGGTAAACGAAGATTGGAAAAACCAAGTAGGCGTTGGTAAAGACATCACTTGGCCGCGTCAGGCAACAACCATCGGCGGTAATGGTAATGCTGGTGTTGCTAACTTCGTGAGCCGCACTCGTGGCGCGATCGGCTACGTAGAGTATGCATTCGCGAAGCAAAACGACCTTACTCATACACAAATGGACAGTGCAGAAGGTAAATTCTTGCAACCAACGATGGAGACGTTCCAATCTGCGGCTGCAAATGGTGACTGGGCAAGCGCTCCTGGCTACCACCTACTCCTGAACAACCAATCAGGTGCTGATTCTTGGCCAATGACGGCAGCAACTTTTATCTTGATGCATAAAGATCAAAAAGACGCTGCCAAAGCTCAAGAGATCATTAACTTCTTCAACTGGAGTTATGAGAATGGCGCCGGTGCGGCGGAAGAGTTGGATTACATTCCAATGCCTAAAGCCGTGACTAAAATGGTGAATGACACTTGGTCGCAAGAGCTAACTACCGATGGCAAAGCCATTCTTAATTAA
- a CDS encoding two-component system response regulator has protein sequence MSRKPIVLVVDDTPSNLDVLTAILKDTYQVKVAINGTIGIKIAKMVPQPDLILLDIMMPDIDGYEVCSQLKAQPNTAHIPIIFVTAKMDPEAEVKGLSLGAVDYLTKPITPEIALQRVKTHIALYDQQRALFSQVKEKTREINLGKLETLNILGRAAEFKDNETGMHVMRMSHYCEILAKALGMTDEDAETLRDAAPMHDIGKIGIPDSVLLKPGKLDADEWTIMQKHVEFGVEILGRQSDSKLMQMAIQVAQYHHEKWDGSGYPNQIAGEDIPLVGRIAAVADVFDALTAERPYKKAWSVDEALSLFEDQKGKHFDPKIVELLFENLPQILAIKEKFKDD, from the coding sequence ATGAGTCGTAAACCAATAGTGTTAGTAGTAGATGACACGCCAAGTAACTTGGATGTGTTAACTGCAATACTCAAAGATACCTACCAAGTAAAGGTAGCCATTAACGGTACCATTGGCATCAAGATAGCGAAGATGGTGCCACAGCCTGACCTAATCCTTCTCGATATCATGATGCCCGACATCGACGGCTACGAGGTATGCAGTCAGCTAAAAGCTCAGCCGAATACCGCGCATATACCGATTATATTTGTTACTGCCAAAATGGATCCTGAAGCCGAAGTGAAAGGGCTGTCTTTAGGTGCTGTTGATTATTTAACCAAACCTATTACCCCTGAAATCGCTCTTCAACGTGTGAAGACCCATATTGCGTTGTATGACCAACAACGCGCCTTGTTCAGCCAAGTCAAAGAGAAAACCCGAGAGATCAATCTTGGCAAGTTAGAGACTCTGAATATCTTGGGCAGGGCGGCTGAATTCAAAGACAATGAGACGGGCATGCACGTTATGCGTATGAGCCATTATTGCGAAATATTAGCCAAAGCCTTGGGCATGACAGACGAAGACGCAGAAACTTTGCGCGATGCTGCGCCGATGCACGATATTGGTAAGATTGGTATTCCTGATAGCGTGTTACTTAAGCCGGGCAAGTTGGATGCCGACGAATGGACGATTATGCAGAAACACGTTGAATTCGGTGTCGAGATACTTGGCAGGCAGAGTGATTCCAAATTAATGCAAATGGCCATTCAAGTCGCGCAATATCACCATGAAAAGTGGGACGGCAGTGGTTACCCAAATCAGATAGCAGGCGAAGATATTCCTTTAGTCGGTCGTATCGCAGCGGTTGCAGATGTATTTGATGCTCTCACCGCAGAAAGACCTTACAAAAAGGCGTGGAGTGTCGATGAGGCGTTGAGTTTGTTTGAAGATCAGAAAGGCAAACATTTTGACCCGAAAATCGTAGAACTGTTGTTTGAAAACTTACCTCAGATTTTAGCTATTAAAGAAAAATTCAAAGATGATTAA
- a CDS encoding transporter substrate-binding domain-containing protein encodes MWLLAGLCFNGSVNAAEVTDAQLNRWLDNKPTITFIALANHYPYSFIDDDGRVSGIIKDWAIDLEDRFGVHARFISVNSRVEAKAALLDGRGDVFPFQQFDPSEGGRFLASAPYVPYQVAVIVPIDNVIDTNLDQTHKRRIAMVNENIDLQKAGVQLNSIERVDFDNVIDAVRALGEGDVDGIVGEPITTMDLAKNIGVHDLTINYVLEHWKRLEASMVVRTDEEELLTLLNKQVATFDIDKKNKILSKWLDSSPYRVPLKGVFGFGNPPYMYPDSTAVGLEHDIIQRALNDMGYKLGDVVTLPPSAARKAIDNNNSISFVSGVQFDDPEAHFLSDSVLDVEFVPVSLVRRKLKLQSQTDLSVGALLFDDTSPIKKSVETLRDKLDIDRVEDYESLESAFSQLRAQNVDLLMVEKRVLRWFVTNTRFIEMREIELHEDFKVDYPIYVDFRVAKLRDSFNEAIKYLKQTDDEFQKILENQVKNDLTAVLRKADIIAQISAYFIVNDRFEELPRIFDIFDAEHTFRVISAQADNNKRPIESWYLGEELDSSLSKKNTSTFSSVTKGAGYKTQTGSINAGFMTFYFDVNSVERNYVYFPSIEQFESFGEGAQRYIAGVYQSNNLTGELLNLSQKERQWIKNHPELKVGIDPNSLPYEALSSKDEYIGMIDDYLTLVEQKTGLRIHHVDVANWSETRSLVDHHEVDVVSAAQENRSLGDNVKPVKSFFSSRLALASRRDVSSLVLEEATGWKIGILRNAANTDAIVDKYPNVDWVLVDSTATGLTMLDDKSLDGMIDTVDVLNYLIDSYGHREVGIIGRLDFFLSPTLHVTKSEHLLYSILDKAITNISAEEHQKISAKWAAPKAIERVDYQLVYTISVFSLVILLLIIFWNRKLAKQISIANEATEALKKAQNQLYNMLNSSPIAAAVVFEEQVRYANDTAKRLFVVEGEELDDIDVAAIHDSLTVREEVHKELKLNGKVENRELVLRKSDGTRFVALVSYYLFELDGEIATLFWAFDISEMKYLNEQLAEEKERADLASQAKSEFLANMSHEIRTPMNAIIGLSYLAMGEIVNPVARTYVEKVHRSGHSLLSIINDILDFSKIEAGQLFIDNIPFNSLTTFHDVIELMDSKAAEKQLSLSISIDPELDTPLRGDPLRLFQVVLNLIGNAIKFTAKGSVALTVSHVRSNEDSLTMKVSVTDTGIGISDENLHKLFEAFSQADTTTTRRFGGTGLGLNISQKLVHAMGSKITVESVLGQGSEFSFELTLPRATHEELTQFKAQELQLDYQIEFKGQKVLLVEDNELNQDLALAFFSNSKLDADLAQNGREGLEMARNNDYEMIFMDLQMPIMDGFEATSLIREFNKEVPIIAMSANVFADAKQRAREAGVTDFLDKPIIIDKATSLISKYIVPELLVEGKLAANAAAKSQQTDNSNQSQEVELGSSSASSPIFSKLRFEQLTNHDVELQDRVLNRFCQGAPEIMAETFDNLTQLEWVTLERNLHTLKSMAASIGGLRLAELLSDLEHKAHNKTCGEEDLKQGELGLIELIKAVESNFDVSGASGSNATGTEEADASIADTSDSLSITQEQRAQLLSLLDAYDNDATQYVTELLVQYPHSAVLKDVRSVLDNYDFERAKDRLGASE; translated from the coding sequence ATGTGGTTATTGGCGGGGCTATGCTTCAACGGGAGTGTTAACGCCGCCGAAGTGACAGACGCGCAGTTAAATCGCTGGCTCGACAACAAACCCACGATCACTTTCATCGCACTGGCTAACCATTATCCTTACTCATTCATCGATGATGATGGAAGAGTGTCTGGCATCATCAAAGATTGGGCAATAGATCTTGAAGACAGATTCGGTGTCCATGCTCGCTTCATCAGCGTTAATTCACGTGTAGAAGCAAAAGCCGCACTACTCGATGGGCGAGGTGATGTGTTCCCTTTTCAACAGTTTGATCCAAGCGAAGGTGGCCGCTTTTTAGCAAGTGCCCCTTATGTTCCGTATCAAGTGGCTGTGATTGTGCCTATCGACAACGTCATCGATACTAACTTAGACCAAACCCACAAACGCCGCATAGCGATGGTTAATGAGAACATCGACTTACAGAAAGCAGGCGTTCAATTGAATTCTATTGAAAGAGTCGATTTTGATAACGTTATTGATGCGGTGCGCGCCCTAGGTGAAGGAGACGTCGACGGGATTGTTGGTGAACCCATTACGACCATGGATCTTGCGAAAAATATTGGTGTTCATGACTTAACGATCAATTACGTGCTTGAGCACTGGAAAAGACTTGAAGCATCAATGGTCGTTCGAACGGATGAGGAAGAGCTACTGACGCTACTCAACAAGCAGGTAGCGACCTTCGATATCGACAAAAAGAATAAGATTTTATCAAAGTGGTTAGACAGTTCGCCTTATCGAGTGCCGCTAAAGGGCGTATTTGGCTTTGGTAATCCTCCGTATATGTACCCAGACAGTACAGCAGTAGGCCTCGAACACGACATTATCCAACGTGCACTGAACGATATGGGCTATAAATTGGGTGACGTTGTCACTTTGCCTCCTAGTGCAGCCAGAAAAGCCATCGATAACAACAACTCAATATCGTTTGTTTCTGGTGTTCAGTTTGATGATCCTGAAGCGCACTTTTTAAGTGATAGCGTACTCGATGTCGAGTTCGTTCCTGTGTCGCTGGTGCGACGCAAGCTCAAACTTCAATCTCAGACAGATCTTTCAGTAGGCGCGCTTTTATTTGATGACACCTCACCAATAAAAAAATCCGTTGAAACGCTTAGAGACAAGTTAGATATCGATCGTGTTGAAGATTATGAGAGCCTTGAATCGGCGTTTTCACAATTACGCGCACAAAACGTCGATTTATTAATGGTTGAGAAACGAGTACTGAGGTGGTTTGTCACGAATACCCGTTTCATTGAGATGCGTGAAATCGAACTACATGAAGATTTTAAAGTCGACTATCCGATTTATGTTGATTTTAGAGTAGCTAAGCTAAGAGACAGCTTCAATGAAGCGATTAAGTATCTAAAGCAAACTGATGACGAGTTTCAGAAAATACTTGAAAATCAAGTTAAGAATGATCTTACAGCCGTGCTGAGAAAGGCCGACATTATCGCTCAAATATCGGCTTATTTTATTGTGAATGACCGCTTTGAAGAACTCCCTAGGATCTTCGATATATTCGATGCTGAACATACTTTTAGGGTGATTTCTGCACAAGCGGATAACAACAAAAGACCTATTGAATCTTGGTATTTAGGCGAAGAGCTAGATTCTTCATTAAGTAAAAAAAATACGTCCACATTCTCATCTGTCACTAAAGGTGCTGGCTATAAAACGCAAACAGGCAGTATTAATGCGGGCTTCATGACGTTTTATTTTGATGTAAATTCGGTTGAAAGGAATTATGTATATTTCCCTTCCATTGAACAATTTGAATCGTTTGGAGAAGGAGCACAGCGTTATATCGCCGGTGTCTATCAATCAAACAACTTGACTGGTGAGCTTCTAAATCTCAGCCAAAAAGAGCGTCAATGGATCAAGAACCATCCCGAACTAAAAGTAGGTATCGACCCCAATTCATTACCTTATGAAGCCTTGTCTAGTAAGGATGAATATATCGGGATGATTGATGACTACTTAACCTTGGTCGAGCAGAAAACAGGGTTGAGGATTCACCATGTTGATGTGGCGAATTGGTCAGAGACTCGAAGCTTGGTGGATCATCATGAAGTCGATGTCGTCTCTGCAGCTCAAGAGAATCGCTCGTTGGGGGATAATGTAAAACCCGTTAAGAGCTTCTTTTCAAGCCGTTTGGCTCTCGCATCAAGACGAGACGTGAGTAGCTTAGTGCTTGAGGAAGCGACGGGGTGGAAAATCGGTATTCTTAGGAATGCCGCCAACACTGATGCGATTGTCGATAAATATCCGAATGTTGACTGGGTGTTGGTCGACTCGACCGCAACAGGCCTTACCATGCTGGATGATAAGAGCTTGGATGGCATGATCGATACCGTCGATGTTCTCAACTATCTTATCGATTCATACGGACACCGAGAGGTGGGTATTATCGGGCGACTGGACTTTTTCCTTTCTCCGACCTTACATGTGACCAAGTCAGAACATTTGCTCTATTCAATTTTGGATAAGGCAATTACCAATATTTCCGCAGAAGAACATCAGAAGATCTCAGCAAAGTGGGCGGCACCTAAAGCGATAGAAAGGGTCGACTACCAATTGGTTTACACCATTTCGGTTTTCTCGCTGGTCATCCTTCTGCTTATTATTTTCTGGAACCGTAAATTAGCGAAGCAGATCAGTATTGCTAATGAAGCGACTGAAGCGCTCAAAAAGGCTCAGAATCAACTCTACAATATGCTCAATAGCTCTCCGATTGCCGCTGCGGTGGTATTTGAGGAGCAGGTTCGTTATGCCAACGACACAGCAAAGCGCTTGTTCGTCGTAGAAGGCGAAGAGCTTGATGATATTGATGTGGCAGCGATTCATGACTCGTTAACGGTACGTGAAGAGGTACACAAGGAGCTTAAACTCAACGGCAAGGTGGAAAACCGAGAGTTAGTGCTTAGAAAGTCAGATGGCACCCGCTTTGTGGCGCTCGTGAGTTACTACCTGTTTGAACTTGATGGCGAGATCGCCACACTGTTTTGGGCGTTCGATATCTCGGAAATGAAGTATCTCAACGAGCAGTTGGCCGAGGAGAAGGAGAGAGCGGATCTCGCAAGCCAAGCGAAATCGGAATTCTTGGCTAACATGAGCCATGAAATTAGAACGCCAATGAACGCGATTATCGGCCTGTCTTATCTGGCGATGGGAGAGATCGTTAACCCAGTAGCAAGAACCTATGTTGAAAAGGTTCACCGCTCAGGTCACTCACTGTTAAGCATCATCAATGACATTCTCGATTTTTCTAAGATTGAAGCAGGTCAGCTCTTTATCGACAATATCCCATTCAACTCTCTGACAACTTTCCACGATGTGATTGAGTTGATGGACTCGAAGGCAGCAGAGAAACAACTAAGCTTGTCGATATCGATAGACCCCGAGTTAGACACACCCCTTCGAGGCGATCCACTCAGGCTGTTCCAAGTTGTGCTCAATCTTATTGGCAATGCGATTAAGTTTACGGCAAAAGGCAGCGTGGCGTTAACTGTGTCTCATGTCAGATCAAACGAAGACAGTTTGACCATGAAGGTGAGTGTGACAGACACCGGTATTGGTATCTCAGATGAGAACCTACACAAGCTGTTTGAAGCGTTTAGCCAAGCGGATACCACTACAACACGTCGATTTGGCGGTACTGGGTTAGGGCTTAACATCAGCCAGAAATTGGTTCACGCGATGGGAAGCAAAATAACGGTTGAGAGTGTGCTAGGACAAGGCAGTGAGTTCTCTTTCGAGCTGACATTACCTAGAGCGACTCATGAAGAGTTAACGCAGTTTAAAGCCCAAGAGCTGCAGTTGGATTATCAGATAGAGTTCAAAGGGCAAAAGGTACTTCTGGTTGAAGACAATGAACTCAACCAAGACCTTGCTTTGGCTTTCTTCAGTAATTCTAAGTTAGATGCTGACCTTGCACAGAACGGTCGAGAAGGGTTAGAGATGGCTCGTAACAATGATTACGAGATGATCTTTATGGATCTTCAAATGCCGATTATGGATGGCTTTGAAGCGACAAGTTTGATTCGCGAGTTTAATAAAGAAGTGCCTATTATTGCAATGTCGGCCAACGTGTTTGCTGATGCCAAACAAAGAGCAAGGGAGGCGGGTGTCACGGACTTCTTGGATAAGCCGATCATTATTGATAAAGCGACCTCTTTGATTTCTAAATACATTGTTCCTGAGTTACTGGTTGAAGGGAAATTAGCAGCCAATGCAGCTGCTAAATCACAGCAGACAGATAATTCGAACCAAAGCCAAGAGGTTGAGTTAGGCTCTAGTAGCGCAAGTTCGCCTATTTTTTCTAAGCTTCGGTTTGAACAGCTCACCAATCATGACGTTGAATTACAGGACAGGGTGCTGAATAGGTTCTGCCAAGGTGCGCCTGAGATTATGGCAGAAACGTTCGATAACCTAACGCAACTTGAATGGGTGACGTTAGAACGAAATCTGCATACGCTGAAAAGCATGGCGGCTTCGATTGGGGGATTGCGATTGGCCGAACTACTCAGCGATTTAGAACACAAGGCTCATAACAAGACGTGTGGTGAAGAGGATCTTAAACAAGGTGAGCTTGGGTTAATCGAACTGATTAAAGCGGTTGAGAGTAACTTTGATGTGTCTGGTGCTTCAGGATCTAATGCTACAGGGACTGAAGAAGCTGATGCGAGTATAGCTGATACATCTGACTCACTAAGCATCACTCAAGAACAGCGGGCTCAGTTGTTATCTCTGCTGGATGCTTATGATAACGATGCAACTCAATACGTGACTGAGTTACTGGTGCAGTATCCACATTCTGCGGTTCTCAAAGATGTTCGAAGTGTGTTAGATAATTACGACTTTGAACGAGCCAAAGACAGGCTCGGCGCTTCTGAGTAG